In one window of Leptospira sp. WS92.C1 DNA:
- a CDS encoding cell division protein ZapA, protein MEPRRVKVRILGEEYTILGETGEDYIQALADQVDRKLRELGAGMPGASRQKLAILAALNFADELQQVKEIKNDPTPGSTTGTVEIEEKTRKLITMLEEGIIGDL, encoded by the coding sequence TTGGAACCTCGCAGGGTAAAAGTCAGAATCCTGGGTGAGGAATACACCATTCTCGGAGAAACGGGAGAGGATTATATCCAAGCCCTCGCGGATCAGGTAGATCGAAAACTCAGAGAATTGGGAGCTGGGATGCCCGGGGCTTCTCGTCAAAAATTGGCGATTTTAGCCGCATTGAATTTTGCGGATGAATTGCAGCAAGTGAAAGAAATCAAAAATGATCCGACCCCGGGTTCTACGACGGGAACGGTTGAGATCGAAGAAAAAACCCGCAAGCTGATTACGATGTTGGAGGAAGGAATCATAGGAGATCTCTGA
- the rplT gene encoding 50S ribosomal protein L20: MPRAVNGTIHKNRRRKVLKDAKGFRGARSKLYRTAKSAVMKAGQWAYRDRKAKKRDFRKLWIIRINAAARENGLSYSVFMNSLKKLGIDMDRKSLAELAFSDREVFNALVEKIKVTG, encoded by the coding sequence ATGCCTAGAGCGGTCAACGGAACCATCCACAAAAACAGAAGAAGAAAAGTCCTAAAGGACGCCAAAGGATTCCGCGGCGCTCGTTCTAAACTGTATAGAACGGCAAAAAGTGCGGTAATGAAAGCGGGGCAATGGGCCTATCGCGATCGGAAAGCGAAGAAAAGAGATTTTCGTAAACTCTGGATCATAAGAATTAACGCTGCTGCGAGAGAAAATGGTTTGTCTTATTCCGTATTTATGAATTCCCTAAAAAAATTGGGAATCGATATGGATCGCAAATCTCTTGCGGAACTGGCTTTTAGCGACCGGGAAGTATTCAATGCCCTGGTTGAAAAAATCAAAGTAACCGGATAA
- the thrS gene encoding threonine--tRNA ligase, whose amino-acid sequence MYRLTLPDQSVKEVAEGFTFRDFIEKELPFLKNKALAVRLNGTDIQDLSRTVETNATIEILTFTEKDGWKTFQHSAAHLLGMAVQNLYKNANLTVGPVIDNGPGFFYYDIDFGGVVITPEDLPKIEAEMEKIVKADHKIWRKVVSKKEAIDTFQKLGEKYKIEIIDQIPSEEVSIYGMGEWFDLCRGPHVSNSGILKSFKLTAISGAYWKANKDNAMLTRIYGVAFPSKKELDQYLFQVEEAKKRDHRKIGKEMDLFSFQKEGPGFPFWHPKGTILWNGLAEYLRGECNKRGYQEIKTPAVLSSELWKKSGHWDNFHENMYFTDIDEEDYALKPMNCPGCSLIYKHHLHSYRELPIRFAEFGSVHRHELHGVLHGLFRVRAFTQDDSHIYAPLDFLESEVMDIIDFTFAVYNKFGFSEFKTFIATRPEKSQGKDEDWEYATNTLKASLEKKGIPYGIKEGEGAFYGPKIEFNIKDSIGRLWQCGTIQVDFSIPERFELDYTDSDGQKKRPVMIHRAIYGSLERFIGILIEHYEGKFPLWISPNQVRILTVTEKVTDYAKEVYRELVDAGFRVELDTRNEKIGAKIRDSILKKTNYLLVLGEKEMESGTIAVRKLGQEDTKTLTRPGFISNLQEEIKAS is encoded by the coding sequence ATGTATAGGCTCACACTGCCAGATCAATCCGTAAAGGAAGTCGCCGAAGGTTTTACCTTCCGCGACTTCATCGAAAAAGAATTACCGTTCTTAAAAAACAAAGCGCTCGCTGTACGCCTCAACGGCACGGATATCCAGGACTTATCCCGAACGGTGGAGACAAACGCAACCATAGAAATACTCACATTCACCGAAAAAGACGGATGGAAAACCTTTCAACATTCCGCGGCGCATTTGCTCGGAATGGCGGTTCAGAATTTATATAAAAACGCAAATCTCACCGTGGGTCCGGTCATCGATAACGGTCCCGGATTTTTCTATTACGATATCGACTTTGGAGGCGTGGTCATTACGCCGGAAGATCTTCCCAAGATCGAAGCCGAGATGGAAAAAATCGTAAAGGCGGATCACAAGATTTGGAGAAAGGTCGTTTCGAAAAAGGAAGCGATCGACACCTTTCAAAAACTCGGGGAAAAGTATAAGATCGAAATCATCGATCAGATTCCAAGCGAGGAAGTTTCCATCTATGGAATGGGAGAATGGTTTGATCTTTGCCGAGGACCGCACGTTTCCAATTCGGGAATCTTAAAATCCTTTAAACTGACCGCGATCTCCGGTGCGTATTGGAAAGCAAACAAGGATAACGCGATGCTCACCCGTATCTACGGAGTTGCGTTTCCTTCCAAAAAAGAATTGGATCAATATCTCTTTCAGGTCGAAGAGGCGAAAAAAAGAGATCACAGAAAAATCGGAAAGGAAATGGATCTATTCTCTTTTCAAAAAGAAGGTCCCGGGTTTCCGTTTTGGCATCCCAAAGGAACGATCCTATGGAACGGGCTCGCGGAATATCTCAGAGGCGAATGTAACAAAAGAGGCTATCAGGAAATCAAAACTCCCGCGGTTCTTTCTTCGGAGCTTTGGAAAAAATCCGGACACTGGGATAATTTTCATGAGAACATGTATTTTACGGATATCGACGAAGAGGACTATGCGTTAAAGCCGATGAATTGTCCGGGATGTTCCTTGATCTACAAACATCATCTTCATTCGTATCGGGAATTGCCAATTCGATTCGCGGAATTCGGAAGTGTACATCGTCACGAGTTGCACGGGGTTTTACACGGACTCTTTCGTGTGAGAGCGTTCACTCAGGACGATTCTCATATCTATGCTCCTCTGGATTTTCTGGAATCGGAAGTCATGGATATCATCGACTTTACGTTTGCCGTATATAATAAATTTGGATTTTCCGAATTCAAAACCTTTATCGCGACAAGACCCGAAAAATCGCAGGGAAAAGACGAGGATTGGGAATACGCAACCAACACTCTAAAAGCTTCTCTTGAGAAAAAAGGAATTCCTTACGGAATCAAGGAAGGCGAGGGCGCGTTTTATGGGCCGAAAATCGAATTCAATATCAAGGATTCGATCGGAAGACTCTGGCAATGCGGAACCATACAGGTTGATTTTTCCATACCCGAACGATTTGAACTGGATTATACGGACAGCGACGGTCAGAAAAAAAGACCGGTCATGATTCACAGAGCGATTTATGGATCCTTGGAACGGTTCATCGGAATTTTGATCGAACACTACGAAGGAAAATTCCCGCTTTGGATTTCCCCAAATCAAGTGAGAATTTTGACCGTGACCGAAAAGGTGACCGATTACGCAAAAGAAGTCTATCGCGAGTTAGTCGATGCCGGTTTCCGAGTGGAATTGGATACCCGAAATGAAAAGATCGGCGCTAAGATTCGAGATTCTATTTTAAAAAAGACGAATTATCTTTTGGTTTTAGGGGAAAAGGAAATGGAATCGGGCACAATCGCCGTGCGTAAACTCGGACAGGAAGATACAAAAACTCTGACTCGTCCGGGATTTATTTCCAATTTGCAGGAAGAAATCAAGGCGAGCTGA
- a CDS encoding transposase DNA-binding-containing protein: MITKHWSSTLETDLDWIEEEFLSLSLGDKRLNKRLRACPKTIYSSS, translated from the coding sequence ATGATCACTAAACATTGGAGTAGTACGCTCGAAACGGATTTAGATTGGATTGAAGAAGAATTTCTGTCTCTTAGCTTGGGGGACAAGAGACTTAATAAACGATTAAGAGCCTGTCCCAAAACTATCTATTCGTCATCCTAA
- a CDS encoding IS5 family transposase (programmed frameshift) encodes MKSELGHLDIPEEIWKKLKRLLPKNTNDGSKGGRPRLDDRKAMAAIFYRVRTGVQWRYIPPMFGSKSTLHRRFQEWVEAGVFEKIEKEALELYERVVKIRTQRMAADGSFSRAPKGGPFAGPNPTDRGKRGIKRHILIDRRGAPVAFVIGPAGTHDSKLIFPTLNKFKVRRDNQYLKPKILSLDKAYSSRAIRDGLNRKSIQYRIPNKTNSKNPEYFTPLKPFRWTVERTFAWLNAFRAIKTCWESKKKNYVALMQLTCAIILLRMTNR; translated from the exons ATGAAATCAGAGTTAGGTCATCTTGACATTCCCGAAGAGATTTGGAAGAAGTTAAAACGATTACTTCCAAAGAATACGAATGATGGTAGTAAAGGAGGTCGTCCTAGATTGGATGACCGGAAAGCAATGGCTGCAATATTTTACCGAGTCCGAACAGGAGTTCAATGGAGATACATTCCTCCGATGTTTGGGAGTAAATCTACATTACATAGAAGGTTTCAAGAATGGGTAGAAGCCGGAGTTTTTGAGAAGATAGAAAAAGAAGCACTTGAACTTTACGAACGTGTCGTTAAGATACGAACCCAAAGAATGGCAGCCGATGGAAGTTTTTCAAGGGCTCCAAAAGGGGGGC CTTTCGCAGGTCCAAATCCGACGGATCGCGGCAAAAGAGGCATTAAAAGACATATTCTCATCGATCGGCGTGGAGCACCTGTAGCCTTTGTCATTGGCCCAGCAGGAACTCACGACTCAAAATTGATCTTCCCAACATTAAATAAATTTAAAGTCCGACGGGATAATCAGTATCTTAAGCCGAAAATTCTTTCTTTGGACAAGGCTTACTCAAGCAGAGCTATCCGAGACGGGTTAAATCGAAAAAGCATACAATACCGAATCCCGAACAAGACAAACTCAAAAAATCCAGAATACTTTACCCCACTTAAACCTTTTCGATGGACTGTCGAGAGAACTTTTGCATGGTTAAATGCTTTCAGAGCAATCAAGACCTGTTGGGAATCCAAAAAGAAAAATTACGTTGCATTAATGCAGCTTACTTGCGCTATTATATTACTTAGGATGACGAATAGATAG
- a CDS encoding GNAT family N-acetyltransferase, whose protein sequence is MISLWERSVRETHKFVSPEDIEYFKSLVVDIDFTLFRVFCCLSEDESLIGFIGVSENKIEMLFLEPEQIGNGIGRLLIEFAIQELKATEVDVNEQNLHAVLFYSKFGFRTYDRTELDSAGKNYPILKMRLSESGSPR, encoded by the coding sequence ATGATTTCTCTTTGGGAACGTTCGGTTCGAGAGACACATAAGTTTGTCTCCCCGGAAGACATAGAGTATTTTAAATCCTTGGTTGTGGATATCGATTTTACTTTGTTTCGGGTTTTTTGTTGTTTGTCCGAAGATGAAAGTTTGATCGGATTTATCGGAGTGTCTGAAAATAAAATAGAGATGCTCTTTTTAGAACCGGAACAGATCGGAAACGGTATTGGAAGGTTGTTGATCGAATTTGCGATCCAGGAATTGAAGGCAACCGAAGTCGATGTGAATGAACAAAATTTACATGCGGTTTTATTTTATTCTAAATTTGGGTTTAGAACCTACGATCGAACCGAACTGGATTCGGCGGGAAAGAACTATCCCATCTTGAAAATGAGGCTTTCGGAATCAGGGTCCCCGCGATAG
- the carA gene encoding glutamine-hydrolyzing carbamoyl-phosphate synthase small subunit encodes MKAFLVLDNGTVIEGESFGYETESVGEVVFNTSLAGYQEILTDPSYCNQIVTLTYPMIGNYGIHPDNMESSKIQASGLIVKEYVDRPSNFKSQKTLAQFLKEYKIPGIQGIDTRKLTRYIRTNGSPNGGIFIAPEYSPSFLEKVKSFPGIVNADLAKVVSTHSKYIFGTHTGKKYKLAVYDYGVKTNILRLLDASGFAVTVYPAQTSAEDIMKEGTDAFFLSNGPGDPAPLDYAISATRKIMEKGYPLFGICLGHQIIGLSLGKKTEKMKFGHRGGNQPVKNLATGQVEITSQNHGFAVIDDHRIDEPVSFLNLNDDTVEGILKSGYPLLTVQYHPESAPGPNDSRYLFKKFFDLVETTKRGSFS; translated from the coding sequence ATGAAAGCGTTCTTGGTTCTCGATAATGGCACTGTCATAGAAGGAGAATCCTTCGGTTATGAAACGGAATCGGTCGGCGAGGTTGTTTTTAACACCTCTTTAGCGGGTTATCAAGAAATCCTAACGGATCCTTCCTATTGCAATCAAATCGTCACTCTTACTTATCCCATGATCGGGAATTACGGAATCCATCCGGACAACATGGAATCTTCCAAGATCCAAGCCAGCGGGCTGATCGTAAAAGAATACGTGGATCGTCCTTCTAATTTTAAATCCCAGAAAACCCTGGCTCAATTTCTCAAAGAATACAAAATTCCAGGAATTCAAGGAATCGATACGAGAAAACTAACTCGGTATATCCGGACCAACGGTTCTCCCAACGGTGGAATTTTTATCGCTCCCGAATATTCCCCCTCCTTTTTGGAAAAAGTAAAATCCTTTCCGGGAATCGTGAACGCGGATCTTGCCAAAGTAGTCAGCACTCATTCTAAATACATCTTTGGAACTCATACCGGGAAAAAATACAAACTCGCAGTGTATGATTACGGTGTGAAAACGAACATTCTTCGTCTTCTCGACGCGTCAGGTTTTGCGGTTACGGTTTATCCCGCGCAAACCTCTGCGGAAGACATCATGAAGGAAGGAACGGATGCGTTCTTTCTTTCCAATGGTCCGGGAGATCCGGCTCCGTTGGACTACGCGATTTCCGCGACTCGGAAGATTATGGAAAAGGGATATCCTCTTTTTGGAATCTGCCTCGGACATCAAATCATCGGACTTTCTCTGGGTAAAAAAACGGAGAAGATGAAGTTCGGGCATCGCGGTGGAAATCAGCCGGTAAAAAATTTGGCGACCGGTCAGGTGGAAATCACTTCGCAGAATCACGGTTTTGCGGTGATCGACGATCATCGAATCGACGAGCCGGTATCGTTTCTCAATTTGAACGACGATACGGTGGAAGGAATTTTAAAATCCGGCTATCCGTTACTCACCGTTCAGTATCATCCCGAAAGCGCCCCCGGCCCGAACGATTCCCGTTATCTTTTTAAGAAATTTTTTGATTTGGTAGAAACAACAAAAAGAGGTTCATTTTCATGA
- the lpdA gene encoding dihydrolipoyl dehydrogenase — MSAEFDVVVIGAGPGGYVCAIRSAQLGLKTAIIEKRKTLGGTCLNVGCIPSKALLDSSEEYHKTLHKLDVHGITVGKVDLDLGKLMNRKDQIVKEVTDGVDFLMNKNKIKRYEGFGKVLSAGKVEIALVDGNKETISAKHIVVATGSVPIDIPGLTVDGKTIITSDHAIDLRKLPKKMIIIGAGVIGLELGSVWSRLGTAVTVVEFLPGLISNVDRSMGSALERSLTSQGMEFLFEHKVKGATVSKNGAKVTIEDSKGESKELEADVVLVAVGRRPFIEGVGLEEAGIALTPRKRIQIDGHFKTSVPGIYAIGDAVDGPMLAHKAEEEGVALAELIAGQSGHVNYDAVPYVIYTWPEMAWVGKGEEELKAAGIEYKTGKSLFRPNARAKAMNEPEGQVKILADKKTDKILGAFIFGPRASDMIAELAVAMEFGASAEDVARSFHAHPTLAEVIKEAAMAVDKWAIHA; from the coding sequence ATGTCAGCAGAATTTGACGTAGTCGTGATCGGTGCGGGACCGGGGGGCTACGTTTGTGCCATCCGTTCCGCACAACTCGGTTTAAAAACCGCAATCATCGAAAAAAGAAAAACCCTCGGAGGCACCTGTCTCAACGTGGGTTGTATTCCCTCCAAAGCGCTTCTGGATTCTTCGGAAGAATATCATAAAACTCTACACAAGCTGGACGTTCACGGGATCACGGTCGGAAAAGTGGACCTGGATCTTGGCAAACTCATGAACCGCAAAGATCAGATCGTAAAAGAAGTCACAGACGGTGTGGACTTCCTCATGAATAAAAATAAGATCAAACGTTATGAGGGTTTTGGAAAGGTTCTTTCCGCGGGTAAAGTGGAAATCGCTCTTGTGGATGGAAACAAGGAAACGATTTCCGCAAAACACATCGTAGTCGCAACCGGATCGGTTCCGATCGATATTCCCGGACTCACGGTGGATGGAAAGACCATCATCACTTCCGATCACGCGATCGACCTCCGCAAACTTCCCAAAAAAATGATCATCATCGGAGCCGGAGTGATCGGACTCGAACTCGGATCCGTTTGGTCCAGACTCGGAACCGCGGTGACTGTGGTGGAATTTTTACCGGGACTGATTTCCAACGTGGATCGTTCCATGGGTTCCGCGCTCGAACGTTCTCTGACTTCGCAAGGAATGGAATTCTTATTTGAACACAAGGTCAAAGGCGCAACCGTATCCAAAAACGGAGCCAAGGTAACGATCGAAGACTCCAAGGGAGAATCGAAAGAACTCGAAGCGGACGTGGTTCTGGTTGCAGTGGGTCGTCGTCCTTTTATCGAAGGTGTGGGTTTGGAGGAAGCGGGTATTGCGTTGACTCCTCGCAAACGGATTCAAATCGACGGACATTTTAAAACTTCAGTTCCCGGAATTTACGCAATCGGAGACGCGGTCGACGGACCGATGCTCGCTCACAAAGCCGAAGAAGAAGGGGTTGCTCTTGCCGAACTGATCGCGGGTCAATCCGGACACGTCAATTATGATGCGGTTCCTTACGTCATATATACTTGGCCGGAAATGGCTTGGGTCGGAAAGGGCGAAGAAGAATTGAAAGCGGCGGGAATCGAATACAAAACCGGAAAATCCTTATTCCGTCCCAATGCTCGTGCAAAGGCCATGAACGAACCGGAAGGACAAGTTAAAATTTTAGCGGATAAAAAAACGGATAAGATCCTCGGAGCCTTTATATTTGGACCGAGAGCTTCCGATATGATCGCGGAGTTGGCGGTTGCAATGGAATTCGGAGCGTCTGCGGAAGACGTTGCGAGAAGTTTTCACGCGCATCCGACCTTGGCGGAAGTGATCAAAGAGGCTGCGATGGCAGTGGATAAGTGGGCGATTCACGCGTGA
- the infC gene encoding translation initiation factor IF-3 encodes MQRKPSQKSATDKLFNHRINEKITGVSRVRLVSDDGVAIVSFEEALRKAREENLDLVEVSGDQEVHVCKIIDYGKYKFELLKKSKEAKKKQHVINVKEIKIRPRIESHDYDIKKKHAQEFLGKGDKVKVSLRFRGREMMHSDLGMKVVYRMVEDLKEFGTAERDPIQDGKQIVVIINPK; translated from the coding sequence ATGCAGAGGAAACCGAGTCAAAAATCAGCAACGGATAAGCTTTTCAATCATCGAATCAATGAGAAAATTACGGGTGTATCCCGAGTTCGTTTAGTTTCGGACGACGGAGTGGCAATCGTATCTTTCGAAGAGGCTCTTCGAAAAGCAAGAGAGGAAAACTTAGATCTCGTAGAAGTGTCCGGAGATCAGGAAGTTCACGTTTGCAAGATCATCGATTACGGTAAGTATAAATTCGAATTACTCAAAAAGAGTAAAGAGGCTAAAAAGAAACAACACGTAATCAACGTAAAAGAAATTAAGATCCGTCCTCGGATCGAGAGTCATGATTACGATATCAAAAAGAAACACGCTCAGGAGTTTTTGGGCAAGGGAGACAAGGTAAAAGTCAGTCTCCGTTTTCGTGGTCGCGAAATGATGCATTCCGATCTTGGTATGAAAGTTGTTTATAGAATGGTCGAGGACCTGAAAGAATTCGGAACCGCGGAAAGAGATCCGATTCAAGACGGTAAACAGATCGTAGTAATTATTAATCCGAAATAA
- the rpmI gene encoding 50S ribosomal protein L35, which translates to MPKLKTNRAAAKRFKFTKHNKIKRKSMNTRHILTKKGPKRRRRLRGLTLVNNSDWKSIVRLMPYGAR; encoded by the coding sequence ATGCCCAAGTTGAAGACGAACAGAGCCGCAGCAAAGCGTTTCAAGTTCACAAAGCACAACAAAATCAAACGCAAGAGTATGAACACCCGTCACATCTTGACCAAAAAGGGACCGAAAAGAAGAAGACGTCTTCGCGGTTTGACCTTGGTCAATAATTCTGACTGGAAATCCATAGTTAGATTAATGCCTTACGGAGCGCGATAA
- a CDS encoding 5-formyltetrahydrofolate cyclo-ligase, translated as MKLQSRNALRTLLTLLEKRQEKDLQILELLREVTADAQKIIAYAPDRWEVKVDPEILGWNRSDKEIYFPKMMGQKLEFIFPEGWEDGPFGIMEPIGSKILDFHKADLILVPALGYDERGYRLGRGAGFYDRTLYDVNPNKLIGLTYEELFPAMFEKEDHDIRVGCVITEKKIYQIV; from the coding sequence TTGAAACTGCAGTCTAGAAACGCACTCCGAACTCTCCTCACACTTTTGGAAAAAAGACAGGAAAAAGATCTGCAAATCCTGGAATTGTTAAGAGAAGTGACGGCCGACGCGCAAAAAATCATAGCGTATGCGCCGGATCGTTGGGAAGTAAAGGTGGACCCGGAGATTCTGGGTTGGAACCGGTCCGATAAAGAAATTTATTTTCCAAAGATGATGGGTCAAAAGCTGGAATTCATTTTTCCGGAAGGTTGGGAAGACGGACCTTTTGGAATCATGGAACCGATCGGAAGTAAAATATTGGATTTTCACAAAGCGGACCTGATCCTTGTTCCCGCTTTAGGTTATGATGAGCGTGGTTATCGACTCGGACGTGGAGCCGGTTTTTATGACAGAACTTTATACGATGTCAATCCCAACAAACTGATTGGTCTCACCTATGAAGAACTTTTTCCGGCGATGTTTGAAAAAGAAGATCACGACATAAGAGTTGGTTGTGTGATTACGGAGAAAAAAATCTATCAAATCGTCTGA
- a CDS encoding 2-oxoglutarate dehydrogenase E1 component: protein MKIEKLMALYGENGALLEELYDQYKINPESVDKEWKHFFQEVDTNGLANGSGYANGNGNGRNAVATSFTDAQAGSIREMGIINLLNAYRRQGHLAAKLDPLGIQKPNRTFIDSKLHSISSADLETVVDSETLGRVKLAEIVDLYEKVYCNTIGAEHFYLVNDVEREWLQKRMESPSFLAPLPKATKLRLFEKLFQADHFETFLAKKYVGKKRFSLEGGESFIPLLDTIVEEAGHYQMDGLVIGMAHRGRLNVLVNIIEKPASLIFAEFEEKTSKDDLSYADVKYHLGYSNSRMTAAGKEVKLSLAFNPSHLECVDPVVTGSVRARQELIGDKDRAKYMPIVIHGDAAFAGQGVVAETLNLMNLEGYTTGGTFHIVVNNQIGFTTLPDESRSTLYATDLAKGFQIPIIHVNGDDPEAVFRVVKLGMEYRQTFKKDFIIDLVCYRRLGHNETDEPAFTQPKMYSIIKNHPPTVNLYEKQLIKEGDILQEDLDFIKDGSAHGLEDSFQRAKEQDVKIRVDTMQGVWSKFSKVSLDSEPATKLLAEQMHGIVQALTSVPQGFTPNSKLVKLLQSRKEMAEGKIPVDWGFAEALSFGSILESGFRIRLSGQDSQRGTFSHRHAVLVDTNTNEKYVPLNHISSKQAKAEIINSSLSEFSVLGFEYGYSLADPNALVMWEAQFGDFANSAQVIFDQFISSSEVKWQRLSGLTMLLPHGYEGQGPEHSSARLERFLQLCALNNMQVCNLTTAAQYFHLLRRQMLRNYRKPLVIVTPKSLLRFPASLSPVEDILQGAFKEILIDDSGSKPDKIDKVVFSAGKVYYDLMKYRDENKIKNVTLVRVEQIYPFAAKEIENVIKTFKNAKQFVWCQEEPKNQGAWFFVRERIEDLLPAGIRLSYAGRHESPSPAAGHMKLHLQEQDQLVLDAFLT, encoded by the coding sequence ATGAAGATAGAAAAACTCATGGCGCTTTACGGAGAGAACGGTGCTCTCTTAGAAGAACTTTATGATCAGTATAAGATCAATCCCGAATCTGTAGATAAGGAATGGAAGCACTTCTTTCAAGAAGTCGACACCAATGGCCTTGCCAACGGAAGCGGTTATGCAAACGGAAACGGGAATGGAAGAAATGCGGTTGCGACTTCCTTTACGGACGCGCAAGCCGGATCGATCCGAGAGATGGGGATCATCAACCTTCTCAACGCATACAGAAGACAAGGACACTTAGCGGCAAAATTGGATCCTCTCGGAATTCAAAAACCGAACCGAACCTTTATCGATTCCAAACTGCACAGTATTTCTTCTGCGGACTTAGAAACCGTAGTCGACAGCGAAACGTTGGGCCGCGTAAAACTTGCCGAGATCGTGGATCTTTACGAAAAGGTTTATTGCAACACGATCGGGGCCGAACACTTCTATCTTGTAAACGACGTCGAAAGGGAATGGCTTCAAAAAAGAATGGAGTCTCCGTCATTCTTAGCTCCGTTACCAAAAGCTACGAAACTCAGATTGTTCGAAAAATTATTCCAAGCGGATCATTTCGAAACCTTTCTCGCAAAAAAATACGTGGGCAAAAAAAGATTCTCTCTGGAAGGAGGGGAATCCTTCATTCCTCTTTTGGATACGATCGTTGAGGAAGCCGGACATTATCAAATGGACGGACTTGTGATCGGGATGGCGCACAGAGGAAGACTCAACGTACTCGTAAACATCATCGAAAAACCTGCGTCACTCATCTTTGCCGAATTTGAGGAGAAAACGAGTAAGGACGATTTAAGCTACGCGGACGTGAAGTATCACTTGGGATATTCCAATAGCAGAATGACCGCTGCGGGAAAAGAGGTGAAACTCTCGCTTGCATTCAACCCGAGTCACTTGGAATGTGTGGATCCGGTTGTGACCGGTTCTGTACGTGCGCGTCAGGAATTGATCGGGGACAAAGATCGCGCAAAATATATGCCGATCGTGATTCACGGAGATGCGGCTTTCGCGGGTCAAGGAGTTGTAGCCGAAACCCTAAACTTGATGAATCTGGAAGGATACACAACCGGTGGAACGTTTCATATCGTCGTCAATAACCAGATCGGATTTACGACTCTTCCGGACGAATCCAGATCCACGTTGTATGCAACCGATCTTGCAAAAGGATTTCAAATCCCGATCATTCACGTCAACGGGGACGATCCGGAAGCTGTGTTCCGAGTCGTAAAACTCGGGATGGAATATCGTCAGACATTCAAAAAAGATTTTATCATCGATCTTGTATGTTACCGAAGACTCGGTCACAACGAAACGGACGAACCCGCGTTCACACAGCCGAAGATGTATTCCATTATCAAAAATCATCCTCCAACGGTGAATCTTTATGAAAAACAACTCATAAAAGAAGGGGATATTCTTCAGGAAGATCTCGACTTTATCAAAGACGGATCCGCACACGGATTGGAAGATTCCTTTCAAAGAGCAAAAGAACAAGACGTTAAGATCCGTGTCGATACCATGCAGGGAGTTTGGTCCAAATTTTCCAAGGTTTCCTTGGATTCGGAACCCGCCACAAAACTTCTCGCGGAACAGATGCACGGGATCGTTCAGGCATTGACTTCCGTTCCACAAGGATTTACTCCGAATTCTAAACTTGTAAAACTTTTACAGAGCAGGAAAGAAATGGCGGAAGGAAAAATTCCCGTGGATTGGGGATTTGCGGAAGCTTTGTCTTTTGGTTCCATTTTGGAAAGCGGTTTTAGAATCCGACTTTCCGGACAGGATTCTCAGAGAGGAACTTTTTCTCACCGTCACGCGGTGCTTGTGGATACAAATACGAACGAGAAGTATGTTCCTCTCAATCATATTTCTTCCAAACAGGCAAAGGCGGAGATCATCAATTCTTCTCTTTCCGAATTTTCGGTTTTGGGATTTGAATACGGTTATTCTCTTGCGGATCCGAACGCTCTCGTGATGTGGGAAGCGCAGTTTGGTGACTTTGCTAACAGTGCGCAGGTGATTTTTGATCAGTTTATCTCCAGTTCCGAAGTAAAGTGGCAACGACTTTCCGGACTTACGATGCTTCTTCCTCATGGATACGAAGGACAGGGACCGGAACATTCTTCCGCAAGATTGGAACGATTTCTGCAACTTTGTGCTTTGAACAATATGCAGGTTTGCAATCTCACGACAGCAGCTCAGTATTTCCATTTGCTTCGAAGACAAATGCTTAGAAATTACCGCAAACCTCTCGTGATCGTAACTCCGAAAAGTTTGCTCAGGTTTCCTGCGTCTCTTTCTCCCGTGGAAGACATTCTGCAAGGCGCATTTAAGGAAATCCTAATCGACGATAGCGGCTCCAAACCGGATAAAATCGACAAAGTGGTTTTCTCCGCAGGGAAAGTATATTACGATTTAATGAAGTATCGCGATGAAAACAAAATAAAAAACGTAACTCTCGTTCGAGTAGAACAGATCTATCCTTTTGCCGCGAAAGAAATCGAGAATGTGATCAAAACTTTCAAAAACGCAAAACAGTTTGTTTGGTGTCAGGAAGAGCCAAAAAACCAGGGAGCTTGGTTTTTTGTAAGAGAAAGAATCGAAGATCTTCTTCCTGCCGGAATCAGACTTTCCTATGCTGGAAGACACGAATCTCCGAGCCCGGCTGCGGGTCATATGAAACTGCACTTACAGGAACAGGATCAACTCGTTTTGGATGCGTTTCTGACCTAA